In one Rutidosis leptorrhynchoides isolate AG116_Rl617_1_P2 chromosome 8, CSIRO_AGI_Rlap_v1, whole genome shotgun sequence genomic region, the following are encoded:
- the LOC139864342 gene encoding uncharacterized protein: MGNDPGLVHAMLQRKTVRLKRIDDDKYPEEQDDIWFRFKPNFSIRFGRREFCLVTGFLFGTRTDMAHYIPKNYEKETAPIRQRVFPSIKESTNILIGDIEKKLLKSSRVGVSDDDVVRLAIILVVERAFMGKQSAHVVNKKFLYLVEDFSSVNKYPWGSQRKWQGRKTIPASLHIDGWATFLLRYRQRFLPRASQMFNTPEFPHEVVKASSRWTIMPSGFLAQLANFKEFWGLSQKEKEERLKQKEEKLKEPNYTYIIALGDGSDEMYPAWSSCDQAQGTYCDLASANVLGRKILISVHFRQPEHFLLLSLKLEEMKVYVYDSLPGLASEQLQHVVTMLCENLPVYLHAIDYYNKKPESQLEYYYQNNESMELMIETGSNVPVQAGETGDCGVWVCIHMERLVFAQEGLDDIGDPKKAAQEYRNRMARTFFRAHFDTLPPPPEEKDATKDAKKAAQVV, from the exons ATGGGAAACGATCCCGGActtgtacatgcaatgctccaaCGTAAAACTGTACGGCTGAAAAGAATTGATGATGATAAATACCCAGAGGAGCAAGATGACATATGGTTTAGATTCAAGCCTAATTTTTCTATTAGATTTGGTCGCCGTGAATTTTGTCTAGTAACCGGGTTTTTGTTTGGTACCCGTACGGatatggcacattacatccctaaAAATTATGAAAAGGAGACGGCTCCAATTAGACAACGTGTATTTCCGTCCATTAAAGAGAGCACAAACATTTTGATTGGTGATATTGAAAAGAAGCTACTAAAAAGTAGTCGGGTTGGTGTTTCGGACGATGATGTGGTTCGACTAGCAATCATATTAGTTGTAGAGAGAGCTTTTATGGGTAAACAATCTGCCCATGTGGTGAACAAGAAGTTCTTATATTTAGTTGAAGATTTTTCAAGTGTTAATaagtacccatgggggtctc AGAGGAAATGGCAAGGACGCAAGACCATTCCTGCGTCCTTG CACATTGATGGCTGGGCTACATTTCTTTTAAGATATCGTCAGAGATTTCTCCCCAGAGCAAGCCAGATGTTTAACACTCCTGAGTTTCCACATGAGGTGGTTAAAGCAAGTTCTCGATGGACAATTATGCCATCTGGATTCCTGGCTCAGCTTGCAAACTTTAAAGAATTTTGGGGATTAAGTCAGAAGGAGAAGGAGGAGCGGTTGAAGCAAAAAGAGGAGAAGTTGAA GGAACCAAATTACACGTATATAATTGCtcttggggatggtagtgatgaaATGTATCCAGCTTGGTCTTCATGTGATCAG GCGCAAGGTACATATTGCGACCTTGCGTCTGCAAATGTACTTGGACGCAAG ATCTTGATCTCAGTACACTTTAGACAACCAGAACATTTCTTGCTGCTATCATTAAAGTTAGAAGAAATGAAAGTTTATGTGTACGACAGTTTACCCGGTCTTGCAAGTGAACAACTACAACATGTTGTCACAATGTTGTGTGAAAACTTGCCCGTCTACTTGCACGCGATTGACTACTATAACAAGAAGCCAGAATCACAGCTTGAATATTACTACCAAAACAATGAGAGTATGGAGTTGATGATTGAAACTGGGAGTAATGTGCCAGTGCAGGCAGGTGAAACCGGTGACTGTGGTGTTTGGGTGTGCATCCATATGGAGAGACTGGTGTTTGCACAGGAGGGGCTTGATGACATTGGAGATCCAAAAAAGGCTGCACAGGAATATAGGAATAGAATGGCAAGGACTTTCTTCCGTGCACATTTTGATACACTACCGCCACCACCAGAGGAAAAAGATGCGACAAAGGATGCTAAAAAGGCTGCACAGGTTGTATGA